A genome region from Christensenella minuta includes the following:
- the yajC gene encoding preprotein translocase subunit YajC, which produces MPVSDGGATSAAGSSNMMMMLFPILLIVVFIVLIIVPNKRKEKQFKNMLGNLRVGDMIKTIGGFYGKVVMIKEDLVTIECGPDKTKLVLSKGAIASVESFEEGKEIPEKTDAKKDDAKKDDAKDSSEKTSKKGK; this is translated from the coding sequence ATGCCAGTAAGTGATGGTGGCGCGACAAGCGCAGCCGGTTCCAGCAATATGATGATGATGCTCTTCCCGATCCTGCTGATCGTGGTGTTCATCGTACTGATTATTGTTCCGAACAAGAGGAAAGAGAAACAGTTTAAAAACATGCTCGGCAATTTGCGCGTGGGCGATATGATTAAGACGATCGGCGGCTTCTATGGTAAAGTCGTTATGATTAAAGAGGACCTCGTGACCATCGAGTGCGGTCCGGACAAGACGAAGCTGGTGCTTTCGAAGGGGGCGATCGCTTCTGTGGAGAGCTTTGAGGAAGGAAAGGAAATTCCGGAGAAGACAGACGCCAAGAAGGACGACGCCAAGAAGGACGACGCCAAAGATTCTTCCGAAAAGACCTCAAAAAAAGGGAAATAA
- a CDS encoding sugar ABC transporter ATP-binding protein: MENEYYLEMSGISKTFPGAKVLDSIEFNVKAGEVRALMGENGAGKSTLIKILGGIYDMDPGQGTIRINGQEAKINTVQDAQHYGIGIIHQEISLAENMSIADNLFMGKEIKGGALLNDREMVRRSQAVLEEMGLGVDARTKVRDLSIAKQQMVEISRALLSNARIIVMDEPTSSLTKTEIDQLFLQIDKLKKSGIAIIYISHRMDEIFEIADSISILRDGKMIGTDTVENLTQDKVISMMVGRELSEIFKRDGKIDVGEVCLEVKHYSNKKINDINFSLRKGEIVGFAGLVGAGRTELARAIFGIDKVDSGELYINGELVNIQNTQDAIRHGIGYVPEDRKTEGLFLMHTIKYNTSIVVLDKFIKNVGVNKKYENELTGKYADALSIKMTSPEQKVQFLSGGNQQKVVLGKWMAADPDIFILDEPTRGVDVGAKAEIYQLIYGLAKQGKAVMLISSEMEEIINLSDRIVVMHEGSVTGVLDNNETSRARQEEIMWFASGGKENAKN; encoded by the coding sequence ATGGAAAATGAATACTATCTGGAAATGTCGGGCATCAGTAAGACATTTCCGGGCGCTAAGGTGCTTGACAGCATTGAATTCAATGTGAAGGCCGGCGAAGTGCGTGCCCTGATGGGCGAGAACGGCGCGGGAAAATCGACCTTAATTAAAATATTGGGCGGGATCTATGACATGGACCCCGGACAGGGAACGATCCGGATCAACGGGCAGGAAGCCAAAATCAATACGGTACAGGATGCACAGCATTACGGAATTGGTATCATCCACCAGGAAATCAGCCTCGCGGAGAACATGTCGATCGCGGATAACCTCTTTATGGGGAAAGAAATCAAGGGCGGAGCGCTTTTGAACGACCGGGAAATGGTTCGCAGGTCGCAGGCGGTCCTGGAAGAGATGGGGCTGGGCGTCGACGCACGTACAAAGGTGCGGGACCTGAGCATTGCGAAACAACAGATGGTGGAGATCAGCAGGGCGCTGCTGTCGAACGCCAGGATCATCGTGATGGACGAACCGACTTCTTCTTTGACAAAAACAGAGATAGATCAGCTTTTTTTGCAGATAGATAAACTGAAAAAATCAGGGATTGCCATTATTTATATCTCTCACAGGATGGACGAAATTTTTGAAATAGCGGATTCTATTTCCATTTTGCGGGACGGAAAAATGATTGGGACGGATACGGTGGAAAATCTGACGCAGGACAAGGTAATCAGCATGATGGTTGGCCGCGAGCTTTCGGAGATTTTCAAACGGGACGGGAAAATAGATGTGGGCGAAGTTTGCCTGGAAGTCAAGCATTATTCCAACAAGAAAATTAACGATATTAATTTTTCCCTGCGGAAAGGGGAAATCGTCGGGTTTGCCGGCCTTGTAGGCGCGGGACGGACTGAGCTTGCCAGGGCGATCTTTGGGATCGACAAGGTGGATTCCGGGGAGCTTTACATAAACGGCGAACTGGTGAATATTCAAAATACACAGGATGCGATCAGGCATGGCATCGGGTATGTTCCTGAAGACAGGAAAACGGAAGGGCTGTTCCTGATGCACACAATCAAATACAACACCTCTATCGTCGTGCTGGATAAATTCATCAAGAATGTAGGCGTCAACAAAAAATATGAAAACGAGCTGACCGGAAAGTACGCGGACGCCCTCTCTATCAAGATGACGTCTCCGGAACAAAAGGTGCAGTTCCTTTCCGGCGGCAACCAGCAGAAGGTGGTCCTTGGGAAATGGATGGCTGCCGACCCGGATATTTTTATCCTCGACGAGCCGACGAGGGGCGTCGACGTTGGCGCGAAGGCTGAAATCTACCAGCTGATCTACGGACTTGCCAAGCAGGGAAAAGCCGTTATGCTGATTTCCTCTGAAATGGAGGAGATCATCAACCTCAGCGACCGGATCGTCGTTATGCACGAAGGTTCGGTGACGGGAGTGCTTGACAATAACGAAACATCAAGGGCAAGGCAGGAAGAAATTATGTGGTTTGCTTCGGGAGGGAAAGAAAATGCAAAAAATTAA
- a CDS encoding SDR family NAD(P)-dependent oxidoreductase — protein sequence MSTKNVMEQFSLKDRTAIVTGGGQGLGKSMAIALAQAGADIVIAARRVETALATQKLIEQEGVKCTVIKGDMRNEDDVKTMVAQVMDEYGKIDILFNNAGTWLGDDAEKVTTEDWKEVIDVNLTGPFIVSREVGKVMLQQGKGSIVNIGSMSGLIVNTPQNQCAYNASKGGLIMLTKSMATEWAMRGVRVNALCPGYMRTEMSEDRYQRKDPAIERWFSMTPMGRSGQTDELMGIAVYLASDASSFVTGAVYLVDGGYTAW from the coding sequence ATGAGCACAAAAAATGTAATGGAGCAGTTTTCCCTGAAAGACAGGACGGCGATTGTTACCGGCGGCGGGCAGGGCCTGGGCAAGTCTATGGCGATCGCCCTTGCCCAGGCGGGAGCGGACATCGTGATCGCCGCCCGGCGGGTCGAAACGGCGCTTGCGACGCAGAAGCTGATTGAGCAGGAGGGCGTGAAATGCACCGTAATCAAGGGCGATATGCGCAACGAGGACGATGTGAAAACCATGGTCGCCCAGGTAATGGATGAATACGGAAAAATCGATATCCTGTTCAACAACGCAGGGACATGGCTCGGCGACGACGCGGAGAAAGTGACCACGGAGGACTGGAAAGAGGTCATTGACGTTAACCTTACGGGACCGTTTATCGTCTCGCGGGAGGTTGGCAAGGTGATGCTTCAGCAGGGCAAGGGGAGCATCGTGAACATCGGCTCTATGTCCGGCTTGATCGTCAATACGCCGCAGAACCAATGCGCGTACAACGCCTCCAAGGGCGGACTTATCATGCTGACTAAGTCTATGGCGACGGAATGGGCGATGCGCGGTGTGCGTGTGAACGCGCTTTGCCCGGGATACATGCGCACGGAAATGAGCGAAGACCGCTACCAGCGCAAGGATCCGGCAATCGAACGCTGGTTCTCCATGACGCCCATGGGGCGATCTGGGCAGACGGACGAGCTGATGGGGATCGCGGTCTACCTGGCGTCGGACGCGTCCAGCTTTGTGACGGGCGCCGTATATCTCGTGGACGGCGGCTATACGGCATGGTAA
- a CDS encoding ribulokinase codes for MMETPMSGRNYVLGADFGSDSVRAVVVDLADGSMCAEAVCTYPRWDDGLYQMPEEGIFRQHPADYLEALETVAAEALGKAGDGVRRAVRGIAVDTTGSTPCPVDRAGTPLALTRGFEEEPGAMFHLWKDRAAASEAGEINRVLSDWHGLDYTKYQGVYSSEWYWAKILRTSRLSEKIREAAFSWVEHCDWITGELAGNTDPLTMYRCSCAAGHKALWHSEWNGLPDAECLGSLDPALKKNALNFGRNVRPAGTKVGTLCEKWAKRLGLPAGAAVGGCSFDAHAGAVGAGICERVLVANLGTSAVDMMIERAERLRDRRMTYACGMAEDSILPGYMGIEAGQSAFGDVYAWLKRFLIWPSEQFGDEKTRRELSEKLLGELTRQAEALDAGSALPALDWFNGRRYPYADEFARGAIAGLSLGTEPPQVFQSLVFATAFGWKRIVDSLSREGLAIEKIIAVGGIAQKSPYVMQTMADALERPISVSASAQACARGAAVFAAVACGAYPDMFTAQKAICEGYVSEYIPDAARKGSYAEAFRRYCRLGENAG; via the coding sequence ATGATGGAAACGCCCATGAGCGGAAGAAATTATGTGCTGGGGGCGGATTTTGGCAGCGATTCGGTGCGCGCGGTGGTAGTGGACCTTGCGGACGGCTCTATGTGCGCGGAAGCCGTATGCACATACCCAAGGTGGGACGATGGTTTGTACCAGATGCCAGAGGAAGGGATTTTCCGGCAGCATCCGGCGGATTACCTCGAAGCGCTGGAAACGGTTGCCGCGGAAGCGCTTGGAAAGGCCGGGGACGGAGTGCGAAGGGCGGTACGGGGAATCGCGGTGGATACCACCGGCTCGACGCCGTGCCCTGTCGACCGGGCGGGAACTCCTCTTGCGCTTACAAGGGGCTTTGAAGAAGAACCCGGAGCGATGTTTCATCTGTGGAAGGACCGCGCGGCGGCAAGCGAAGCGGGAGAAATCAACCGCGTACTCTCTGACTGGCATGGACTGGATTATACCAAGTACCAGGGCGTCTATTCCAGCGAATGGTATTGGGCGAAGATACTGCGCACCAGCCGCTTGTCGGAAAAAATACGGGAGGCCGCATTTAGCTGGGTCGAGCATTGCGACTGGATTACGGGAGAACTTGCCGGCAATACGGACCCGCTGACGATGTACCGATGCTCGTGTGCCGCCGGGCATAAAGCGCTGTGGCACAGCGAGTGGAACGGACTTCCGGATGCGGAGTGCCTTGGATCGCTGGATCCGGCGCTGAAAAAAAACGCCCTTAATTTTGGCCGGAACGTGCGGCCGGCGGGGACGAAAGTTGGTACGCTGTGCGAAAAATGGGCGAAGAGGCTTGGCCTGCCGGCGGGAGCGGCCGTGGGCGGATGCTCGTTTGACGCGCATGCCGGCGCGGTGGGAGCGGGGATCTGTGAGCGGGTCCTCGTCGCCAATCTTGGGACCTCCGCCGTCGACATGATGATAGAGCGGGCGGAGCGCCTGCGGGACAGGCGGATGACCTACGCCTGCGGGATGGCGGAAGATTCGATCCTTCCCGGGTATATGGGGATTGAAGCGGGGCAGTCTGCCTTTGGCGACGTATACGCATGGCTGAAACGGTTCCTGATATGGCCAAGCGAGCAGTTTGGGGATGAAAAAACGAGAAGGGAACTGTCGGAAAAGCTGCTCGGAGAATTGACGAGGCAGGCGGAGGCTCTCGATGCAGGGAGCGCGCTGCCCGCGCTCGACTGGTTCAATGGCAGGCGCTATCCGTATGCGGATGAATTTGCACGCGGAGCGATCGCGGGGCTTTCCCTTGGAACTGAGCCGCCGCAGGTGTTTCAAAGCCTTGTTTTCGCCACGGCGTTCGGTTGGAAGCGGATTGTTGACAGCCTGAGCCGGGAAGGGCTTGCCATTGAAAAAATAATCGCCGTCGGGGGGATTGCGCAGAAATCCCCCTATGTGATGCAGACGATGGCGGATGCGCTGGAACGTCCAATTTCCGTTTCGGCGTCAGCGCAGGCCTGTGCCCGCGGTGCTGCGGTATTTGCGGCGGTGGCATGCGGGGCATATCCCGATATGTTTACGGCGCAGAAGGCGATTTGTGAAGGATATGTGAGCGAATATATCCCCGATGCCGCGCGGAAAGGCAGTTACGCGGAGGCGTTCCGGCGGTATTGCCGTCTTGGGGAGAACGCAGGATGA
- the tgt gene encoding tRNA guanosine(34) transglycosylase Tgt has translation MNFSFQVEKKDGGSKARAGRLATPHGEIKTPVFMPVGTQATVKAMTNDQVLRAGAQIILGNTYHLYMRPGHELIREAGGLHRFMNWKKPILTDSGGFQVFSLGDLRKLTEEGVEFQSHLDGSRHMFTPEKAVEIEEALGSDIMMVLDECTPYPADFDYTKHSMERTHRWAKRCKEAQTRDDQALFGIVQGGMYPDLRKKSAEEIARLDFIGNAIGGLSVGEPKPVMYEMLDVVTDTLPEEKPRYLMGVGTADCLVEGVARGVDMFDCVLQTRIARNGTALVRNGKLVIRNAEYAKDFRPIDEACDCYACRNHTRAYIRHLIKTGEILGAILLSIHNTRFTIRLMEEIRGHIEAGTFGEFRRGFMEDFRI, from the coding sequence ATGAATTTTAGTTTTCAGGTTGAGAAAAAAGACGGGGGCAGCAAGGCGCGTGCAGGGCGCCTTGCGACCCCGCACGGCGAGATCAAAACGCCCGTATTTATGCCGGTGGGCACGCAGGCTACGGTCAAGGCGATGACGAACGACCAGGTTCTCCGCGCGGGCGCGCAGATCATCCTTGGGAATACCTACCATCTTTATATGCGGCCGGGGCACGAACTGATCCGCGAAGCGGGCGGGCTGCACCGGTTTATGAACTGGAAAAAACCGATTTTGACGGACAGCGGGGGGTTTCAGGTGTTCAGCCTCGGCGACCTCAGGAAGCTGACAGAGGAAGGGGTGGAGTTCCAGTCGCACCTCGACGGGTCGCGGCATATGTTCACCCCTGAGAAGGCAGTGGAAATAGAGGAGGCTCTCGGCTCGGACATTATGATGGTGCTCGACGAATGCACGCCTTATCCGGCGGACTTTGATTATACGAAGCATTCCATGGAGCGGACACACCGGTGGGCAAAGCGGTGCAAGGAGGCGCAGACGCGGGACGACCAGGCGTTGTTTGGCATCGTGCAGGGAGGGATGTATCCGGACCTGCGCAAGAAGAGCGCGGAGGAGATTGCCCGGCTCGACTTTATCGGCAATGCGATCGGCGGGCTTTCCGTAGGGGAACCAAAGCCGGTGATGTATGAGATGCTCGATGTGGTCACGGACACATTGCCGGAGGAAAAGCCACGCTACCTGATGGGCGTGGGCACGGCGGACTGCCTCGTGGAGGGGGTGGCCCGCGGGGTGGATATGTTTGACTGCGTATTACAGACGCGGATCGCGCGCAACGGGACGGCGTTGGTGCGCAACGGGAAGCTGGTGATCCGCAATGCGGAGTATGCGAAGGATTTCCGGCCCATCGACGAGGCTTGCGATTGTTATGCGTGCCGCAATCATACGCGGGCCTATATCAGGCACCTGATTAAGACAGGGGAGATATTGGGCGCTATTTTGCTTTCCATTCACAACACGAGGTTTACGATCCGCCTGATGGAGGAGATACGCGGGCATATCGAGGCGGGAACGTTTGGCGAATTCAGGCGCGGATTCATGGAAGATTTCCGCATATAA
- a CDS encoding ureidoglycolate lyase has product MKTIKAEKLTREAFWEFGTYVNITEPEGNSLGDFFNDKGLFPVSGDMPVAFSPLLLHGADEMVVTMAEYHNTTGEGIIAMDDDIVIHVAPPTGAPVPGSTRAFIVPKGTMVILKTGVWHFGGFPLHKDAGHVLIVLPERIYKTDCCVVEYAKENHIKIEL; this is encoded by the coding sequence ATGAAAACAATAAAAGCAGAGAAATTGACGCGGGAAGCGTTCTGGGAATTTGGCACCTATGTGAATATCACAGAGCCGGAAGGAAACAGCCTGGGAGATTTTTTCAACGATAAGGGCCTGTTCCCAGTCTCCGGGGATATGCCGGTCGCCTTCTCGCCGCTCCTGCTGCACGGGGCGGATGAAATGGTCGTTACGATGGCGGAATACCATAATACGACGGGAGAGGGCATTATTGCCATGGACGATGATATCGTGATCCATGTGGCGCCGCCGACAGGGGCGCCGGTTCCCGGTTCGACACGGGCCTTTATCGTTCCAAAAGGGACGATGGTGATCTTGAAAACGGGCGTATGGCATTTTGGAGGTTTTCCGCTCCACAAGGACGCGGGACATGTATTGATCGTTCTTCCGGAACGCATTTATAAAACGGATTGCTGTGTGGTGGAGTATGCAAAGGAAAACCACATCAAAATCGAATTGTAA
- the abc-f gene encoding ribosomal protection-like ABC-F family protein, whose product MSQISVNDLSFCYDGSCDMIFEHVSFQVDTDWKLGFTGRNGCGKTTFLKLLMGKYSYGGTISSAVKFEYFPFENADPWEFTGNVVSGICPAMEEWQISRELNLLEVRQDVLRRPFGTLSNGEQTKVLLAALFLKENSFLLLDEPTNHLDARARDTVAGYLRRKKGFILVSHDRNFLDLCVDHILAINRTNIELLNGNFSAWLTHKEKRDAYELERNNQLKKEVRRLSGTARQKAEWAEQAERSKKGQRVAGLRPDRGYIGRKAAKMMKRAKAAEVRTARAAEEKAKLLKNIERTDKVVVRPLAFHAQRLAELKDVRIRYGGKEICGPVGFSVERGERIALVGKNGSGKSSVLKLISGEKIDHGGMLFTASGLVVSYVPQDPSFLKGPLDAYAEGSGIDRTLFLTLLRKLNFTREQFEKDMADFSAGQKKKVVLARSLAERAHLYIWDEPLNYIDVLSRMQIERLICECTPTMLFVEHDGAFVQNIADRFVSL is encoded by the coding sequence ATGTCGCAAATCAGCGTGAACGACCTGTCGTTTTGCTACGACGGCAGCTGTGATATGATTTTTGAACATGTTTCCTTTCAGGTCGATACGGACTGGAAGCTGGGCTTTACGGGACGAAACGGCTGCGGGAAGACTACTTTTCTGAAGCTGCTTATGGGAAAATATTCATACGGCGGTACGATTTCGAGCGCCGTAAAGTTTGAGTATTTTCCGTTTGAAAATGCCGACCCATGGGAATTTACAGGGAACGTCGTAAGCGGGATATGCCCGGCTATGGAAGAATGGCAGATTTCCCGGGAACTGAACCTTCTCGAAGTGCGGCAGGACGTTTTGCGGCGGCCGTTTGGAACGCTGAGCAACGGCGAGCAAACCAAGGTGCTGCTGGCGGCGTTGTTCCTGAAGGAAAACAGCTTTTTGTTGCTCGACGAGCCGACCAACCACCTCGATGCGCGGGCGCGTGATACGGTGGCCGGGTACCTGCGCCGGAAAAAAGGATTTATACTCGTGTCGCACGACAGGAATTTCCTGGACCTGTGTGTCGACCATATTTTAGCGATCAACCGGACAAACATTGAATTATTAAATGGGAATTTTTCCGCATGGCTCACGCATAAGGAAAAACGGGATGCCTACGAGCTGGAACGGAACAATCAACTGAAAAAGGAGGTCCGCAGGCTGTCCGGGACCGCCCGGCAGAAAGCGGAGTGGGCGGAGCAGGCGGAGCGGTCCAAGAAAGGGCAGCGTGTTGCCGGGCTGCGGCCGGACCGGGGGTATATCGGCCGCAAGGCCGCGAAAATGATGAAGCGGGCAAAGGCGGCGGAGGTGCGTACGGCAAGGGCTGCGGAAGAAAAGGCGAAGCTGCTGAAAAATATAGAAAGGACGGACAAGGTGGTTGTGCGGCCGCTTGCGTTTCACGCGCAGCGGCTGGCGGAGCTGAAAGACGTCCGCATCCGGTATGGAGGCAAGGAAATCTGCGGGCCGGTCGGCTTTTCCGTGGAGCGGGGAGAGAGAATCGCCCTGGTGGGGAAAAACGGCAGCGGAAAATCAAGCGTCCTGAAGCTGATAAGCGGGGAAAAGATCGACCATGGCGGAATGCTTTTTACCGCATCGGGACTCGTCGTCTCTTACGTTCCGCAGGACCCGTCCTTCCTGAAGGGTCCGCTTGACGCGTATGCGGAGGGAAGCGGGATTGACCGGACCTTGTTTCTGACGCTGCTGCGCAAGCTTAACTTTACGCGGGAACAATTTGAAAAGGATATGGCGGATTTCAGCGCCGGACAGAAGAAAAAGGTCGTGCTTGCAAGGAGCCTCGCCGAACGGGCGCACCTTTATATTTGGGACGAGCCGCTCAATTATATCGATGTACTGTCGCGCATGCAGATCGAGCGGCTGATCTGCGAATGCACGCCCACCATGCTGTTTGTGGAGCACGACGGCGCATTTGTGCAAAATATTGCGGACAGGTTTGTAAGCCTGTAA
- a CDS encoding sugar ABC transporter substrate-binding protein, with product MKKFSLIAVALFMAIALVACSAVTTDSPAAAEPSAPAEQSTEASAEAPAAEGAIKIGVSVADQSNPFYIEILDGMESAVQGDDQLIVMDAGFDAAKQITDIEDMIQQGVSVMMIDPVDSNGIQASLNACKAAGIPVVCYNSPVDDTSLVASTVATDNFMAGQLIGEALGKALEGKGQVVMLTYNVAQVCADRANGFKDALSKYPDIEIVEEQEIQPGVDTAMPVMENMLQAYPDLTGVFALNDPSAIGCAAAVDSAGKLGQIKIVGVDGSEDGMAAIKEGKMFASASQDPVEIGKQSIEIAYKVIAGETVEADIKVPSALVTAETMEAGE from the coding sequence ATGAAAAAATTTTCACTGATCGCTGTGGCCCTGTTCATGGCAATCGCACTTGTTGCCTGTTCGGCAGTCACGACAGATTCACCGGCAGCTGCTGAACCGTCCGCTCCGGCTGAACAAAGCACGGAAGCTTCCGCAGAGGCGCCGGCGGCGGAGGGGGCGATCAAAATAGGCGTTTCCGTGGCGGACCAGTCTAACCCGTTCTACATTGAAATACTGGACGGCATGGAATCCGCAGTCCAGGGCGACGACCAGCTGATCGTAATGGACGCCGGGTTCGACGCGGCAAAGCAGATCACAGACATCGAGGACATGATCCAGCAGGGCGTCAGCGTTATGATGATCGACCCTGTGGACTCGAACGGAATCCAGGCTTCGCTGAATGCGTGCAAAGCGGCGGGCATTCCGGTTGTATGCTATAACTCGCCGGTCGACGATACGAGCCTCGTGGCGAGCACGGTTGCAACGGACAACTTCATGGCGGGCCAGCTGATCGGCGAGGCGCTTGGAAAAGCGCTTGAAGGCAAGGGACAGGTCGTGATGCTGACTTACAACGTGGCCCAGGTTTGCGCGGACAGGGCGAACGGCTTCAAGGACGCGCTCTCCAAATATCCCGACATCGAAATCGTTGAAGAGCAGGAAATCCAGCCCGGCGTCGATACGGCAATGCCGGTGATGGAAAATATGCTGCAGGCGTATCCGGACCTTACGGGTGTGTTCGCACTCAACGATCCTTCGGCAATCGGCTGCGCGGCGGCCGTTGACAGCGCGGGTAAGCTCGGCCAGATCAAGATCGTGGGCGTAGACGGTTCCGAAGACGGAATGGCCGCAATCAAGGAAGGCAAGATGTTTGCGTCGGCTTCCCAGGATCCGGTTGAAATCGGCAAGCAGAGCATCGAGATTGCGTACAAGGTAATCGCGGGTGAAACGGTAGAAGCGGACATCAAGGTCCCGAGCGCGCTGGTTACGGCCGAGACGATGGAAGCGGGAGAATAA
- a CDS encoding ABC transporter permease, translating to MQKINENKIGAGSNPVVVFFKNNMGILIALLALCAVLSIATDSFLTANNLLTVLRQICINAFLAIGMTFVLIIGGIDLTVGSVVGASGVAVVMLMEGGVEIAPAIIVALLFGAAIGLINGTIIAFTGMPPFIVTLSLMGSLRGLCYLITDGRSVASKNELFTVIGNGYLFGIPIPIYILVVTAVVMSILLYKTKFGRRMYAVGGNENAARFAGIKIKGLTVRVYMISGILSALAGIVLASRMYSGQPTAGNGYEADAIAAAVLGGTSFNGGIGTIGGTIIGALVIGILSNGLNLLHISSYVQMIIKGLVIILAVGFDILKNRKMARQ from the coding sequence ATGCAAAAAATTAATGAAAACAAGATTGGAGCCGGCTCGAACCCGGTCGTCGTCTTTTTCAAAAATAACATGGGCATACTGATTGCGCTGCTTGCGCTTTGCGCGGTTTTGTCTATCGCGACGGACTCGTTTTTAACGGCAAATAACCTGCTTACCGTACTGCGGCAAATATGCATCAACGCATTCCTTGCGATCGGCATGACCTTTGTGCTGATTATCGGCGGGATTGACTTGACCGTGGGCTCGGTGGTCGGGGCGAGCGGCGTTGCGGTGGTTATGCTGATGGAAGGCGGCGTTGAGATCGCTCCGGCGATCATCGTGGCGCTCCTGTTCGGAGCGGCGATCGGCCTGATAAACGGCACGATCATCGCTTTCACGGGCATGCCGCCTTTCATCGTGACGCTTTCTTTGATGGGATCGCTGCGCGGGCTGTGTTACCTGATTACGGATGGGCGGTCCGTGGCCTCGAAAAACGAATTGTTTACGGTGATTGGCAACGGTTACCTGTTTGGAATCCCGATCCCGATCTATATCCTTGTCGTGACCGCGGTCGTGATGTCGATCCTGCTTTACAAGACTAAATTCGGCAGGCGGATGTATGCGGTGGGCGGAAACGAGAATGCGGCGCGTTTTGCGGGCATCAAAATCAAGGGCCTTACGGTCCGCGTTTATATGATTTCCGGTATCCTTTCAGCGCTTGCGGGCATCGTGCTTGCATCCCGGATGTATTCGGGCCAGCCGACGGCAGGCAACGGATATGAAGCGGACGCCATCGCTGCGGCGGTGCTGGGCGGTACGAGTTTCAACGGCGGGATCGGGACGATCGGCGGGACGATTATCGGCGCGCTGGTGATCGGAATACTCAGCAACGGCCTGAACCTGCTCCATATCTCGTCTTATGTACAGATGATTATCAAGGGACTGGTTATCATCTTGGCCGTAGGTTTTGATATCCTCAAAAACAGGAAGATGGCAAGACAATGA
- the scfA gene encoding six-cysteine ranthipeptide SCIFF — MKHIKTVTKSNLKDTLRTGGCGECQTSCQSACKTSCTLANQKCEKKN; from the coding sequence ATGAAGCACATTAAGACGGTAACCAAGAGCAATCTGAAGGATACGTTGCGTACGGGCGGCTGCGGGGAATGCCAGACGTCATGCCAATCGGCCTGCAAAACGTCGTGCACGCTCGCAAACCAGAAGTGCGAAAAGAAAAACTGA
- a CDS encoding transketolase family protein yields the protein MKGKISTRDVYGDTLKEIGADERVVVLDADVSTCTMSCMFGEAYPERFFNVGIAEANMVGMAAGMAAFGLKPFVSSFAMFIAGRTFDQIRNSVAYPGLNVKLIGTHAGLIVGEDGATHQCLEDMALMRSIPGMVVICPADGNETRQAVLTLNQYEGPAYLRIGRAAVETVTDFEAYSFEIGKAVEMRQGSDLTVIACGITVGKALEAANILAGEGVRTRVLNMHTIKPIDREAVVAAARETGAIVTAEEHNVMGGLGSAVSEVVGECCPVPVLKVGTQDTFGRSGNADRLLEMYGISTGAIVKKAKEALELK from the coding sequence ATGAAAGGAAAAATTTCTACAAGGGACGTATATGGAGACACGCTAAAGGAGATCGGAGCGGATGAAAGAGTTGTCGTGCTGGATGCGGACGTGAGCACCTGTACTATGTCATGTATGTTTGGGGAAGCTTACCCGGAACGGTTTTTTAATGTAGGAATCGCCGAAGCGAACATGGTTGGTATGGCAGCCGGTATGGCGGCGTTTGGGCTTAAGCCCTTCGTGAGCTCCTTCGCGATGTTCATAGCGGGCAGAACGTTTGACCAGATTCGCAATTCGGTGGCATACCCGGGGCTCAATGTGAAGCTGATCGGTACGCACGCCGGACTTATCGTGGGTGAAGACGGAGCGACCCACCAGTGCCTGGAGGATATGGCACTGATGAGGAGCATCCCCGGGATGGTGGTCATTTGCCCGGCGGACGGAAATGAAACAAGGCAGGCAGTGCTTACGTTGAACCAGTATGAAGGACCTGCATATCTTCGGATCGGCCGGGCAGCCGTAGAAACGGTTACCGACTTTGAGGCGTATTCATTCGAGATCGGGAAAGCGGTGGAAATGCGTCAGGGAAGCGACCTTACCGTTATTGCCTGCGGGATCACCGTGGGCAAGGCTCTCGAGGCGGCGAACATATTAGCGGGGGAAGGCGTGCGGACAAGGGTGCTCAATATGCATACGATCAAGCCGATCGACCGGGAAGCGGTCGTGGCGGCGGCGCGGGAGACCGGGGCGATCGTAACGGCGGAAGAGCACAACGTTATGGGAGGCCTCGGCAGCGCGGTCAGCGAGGTCGTGGGCGAATGTTGCCCGGTGCCGGTGCTTAAGGTCGGCACGCAGGACACCTTCGGGCGTTCCGGAAACGCAGACCGGCTGCTGGAGATGTACGGAATCAGCACCGGCGCGATCGTAAAGAAGGCAAAGGAAGCTTTGGAACTGAAATAG